The proteins below come from a single Mus musculus strain C57BL/6J chromosome 5, GRCm38.p6 C57BL/6J genomic window:
- the Pramel34 gene encoding uncharacterized protein LOC381654 — protein MSGQTPPTHTLLTHEALIMSSLEELPTVVFPALFKEAFAGRHTNLLKAMVAAWPFPCLPVGPLMKKPNLETLQALLDGIDMRLTREFHPRRAKLQVLDMRNMYHAFWNIRADANDSDCKSKTLDEKQLVKVLPRYARRQRLKVIVNLSISSHFNKSKAYFLNWAKQRIGSLYFCCIKMRIWDPPDQVIRDIFNVFDPEHITELELNTDWTLLQLAHFASYFGHMKNLQKVFLAPLHKNTSPIINITNATEAKCVHKIISQFSQFNCLQHIFMKHVHFLRDYMNQVLGCLMTPLETLSITQCLISQRDFDLFSCSQNLFKLKHLEIRGMILYALDLMPLRVLLEKVADTLEILDFQWCRMKDSQINALLPALSQCTQLNQINFYNNDFSMCTLKALFQHTANWSKMNVEQYPAPLQCYSELGHVSVERFVQLCQELMYTLRAIRQPKSISFATDNCQKCGKPCVYDQGPILCSCFQ, from the exons ATGAGTGGTCagaccccacccacacacactctgCTGACACATGAAGCTTTGATCATGTCCTCTCTGGAGGAGTTGCCTACTGTGGTCTTCCCAGCACTATTCAAAGAGGCCTTTGCTGGCAGACACACCAATCTCCTAAAGGCAATGGtggcagcctggcctttcccCTGTCTCCCTGTGGGGCCATTGATGAAGAAGCCTAACCTAGAAACCTTGCAAGCCCTGCTAGATGGAATAGACATGCGACTGACAAGAGAGTTTCACCCCAG GAGGGCAAAACTTCAGGTTCTTGACATGAGAAATATGTACCATGCCTTCTGGAACATACGGGCTGATGCAAATGACAGTGACTGTAAATCAAAGACATTGGATGAAAAGCAGCTAGTGAAGGTCCTTCCGAGATATGCACGGAGGCAGCGTCTGAAGGTCATAGTCAACCTGTCAATCAGTTCCCACTTCAATAAATCAAAGGCATATTTCTTGAATTGGGCCAAGCAGAGAATAGGATCCCTATATTTCTGCTGTATAAAGATGAGGATCTGGGACCCACCAGACCAAGTTATCAGAGACATCTTTAATGTTTTTGATCCAGAGCACATCACAGAATTAGAACTGAATACTGACTGGACTCTGTTACAGCTTGCACATTTTGCTTCCTACTTTGGGCACATGAAAAATCTTCAAAAAGTCTTCCTGGCACCACTCCACAAGAATACATCCCCTATTATCAATATAACAAATGCCACAGAAGCCAAGTGtgttcataaaattatttctcagtTTTCCCAATTCAACTGTCTCCAGCATATCTTCATGAAACACGTCCATTTTCTAAGAGACTACATGAATCAGGTCCTAGG GTGCCTGATGACACCCTTGGAGACCCTCTCCATCACTCAATGCCTAATTTCACAGAGAGACTTTGATTTATTTTCCTGCTCCCAAAACCTCTTTAAATTAAAACATCTGGAAATAAGAGGGATGATCTTATATGCTTTGGATCTTATGCCTCTGAGAGTTCTCCTAGAAAAAGTAGCAGACACTCTTGAGATTCTGGATTTTCAGTGGTGTAGGATGAAGGACTCCCAGATCAATGCCCTCCTACCTGCCCTCAGTCAATGTACTCAGCTCAACCAGATCAACTTCTACAACAATGACTTCTCCATGTGCACCCTGAAGGCCCTTTTCCAGCACACAGCCAACTGGAGCAAGATGAATGTGGAACAATACCCTGCCCCTCTGCAGTGCTATAGTGAGTTGGGTCAtgtctctgtagaaagatttgTCCAACTTTGTCAGGAGCTCATGTATACTCTCAGAGctataaggcagcccaagagcatCTCTTTTGCTACAGATAACTGTCAAAAATGTGGTAAGCCCTGTGTCTATGACCAGGGCCCAatactttgttcttgttttcagtAA